ATACTTCCCTTGTAGTGCAGTTGTGAAGATCTGAGACACCCATGTAGAGTGGCTAGTGATGGAACGGGCAGGCTTATTAAGCACAGGTGAGGCTGGGGCCGGACAGAGGGCAGAACAGGGACCCTAAGTGGTTGCCTGATTTGAgtaggaagggaggagaggagagcttGTCATCCTCCTCCCACCAAGTGGGATACATTGCTTCAGGACAGCTGCAGATCCCCTCCTGGATATGGGAGCCTAGTGACCCATGGAACTGGTGAGATTTGGGGGAGGGTCGGTGGCCACCTCAGTTGCTAGATAGGGGCCTGCATCTGAAGATGACAGTTCCCTAAAGAAAGCCTTcttagcctctcaagtggctggcTGTTCACAGCGAGTGCTGTGGCCTGGGCATCAGGAGCCATGAGCTCTAGTTCACTTGGCTATGTGTAGCCACTTTGGCAAGTCCTGGTCCTTCCCTGGGCCTCGCTGTCCTCTCTGTGAAGTGGGGCTAATGCTGTCTGGGCCAGCCTGTCTCTCAGGGTGAATATGAGGCCTCTGCCCCTTTCCCATACCCACTGCCTGTACCTGTGGTGGGTTCTGCCAACAGGGGATGAATCTGAGCATGCAGAGTCCccgtctgtctctgtctctgcgaTGGTCTGCTGGCTGATGGAGGTGGGCAGGTTCACCAGCACCTGGTTGAGCAGCTTGGCTTTGCCAACCTTGATGCCTTCATACAGTACAGCCAGAAGCAGGAGCACCAACACCGAAAGGGCCATGCCTGTAAAAGGAGGCAGAGTTGTGGAGACAGGGCCAGGCCAGCACTGTTTCCCTTCCAGCACCTCCACCTGTTCATGGAATCCACTCCATCCACCTCTCTCTTGCATCTTCTTCCCCACCCTTGCTGAGCTCCGAACTTCTTCACTGTCTTCACTAGACCTTTCTTAGCTGGAGTGTGGCTTTGAGATCAGGAAGAGAAGCCACCTGAAAAATCCAGGGGCTGAGGGTGAAGAAGCCATGTACCATCACCCCACCCACTCCCCCGGCAGGCTGCACAAATCTGTCATGACTTCTTGTTAAGCGATGAGTACTGCAAGGTCCTATTTATATGTAAGTATGCAAAAAATGTCTGGAAGGAAAGATAAACAGCACAAGAGTAACAGTTATCTCAGCAAAGTAGGATACAGGTGGTTTTTATGTTCTTGCCTAACTTTCTAaggtttcttttatatatattgcttttataataaGGGAAAAcccaataaattattttacagaaaCTATCAAGCGCTTATTAGAGCTGCTGTGTAAAATTAACTGTTAATTACTACTTTTGTTTCACTAAAAGGGATAATAAGTGGTCCAGCTAAAGTATTTTACTGGACTCTGCGacataataagatatatatatcctGTTTCTGCCCTGGTTTCC
The nucleotide sequence above comes from Symphalangus syndactylus isolate Jambi chromosome 3, NHGRI_mSymSyn1-v2.1_pri, whole genome shotgun sequence. Encoded proteins:
- the SLC31A2 gene encoding protein SLC31A2 isoform X1; translation: MQERGGWSGFHEQVEVLEGKQCWPGPVSTTLPPFTGMALSVLVLLLLAVLYEGIKVGKAKLLNQVLVNLPTSISQQTIAETETDGDSACSDSSPVGRTHHRWYLCHFGQSLIHVIQVVIGYFIMLAVMSYNTWIFLGVVLGSAVGYYLAYPLLSTA
- the SLC31A2 gene encoding protein SLC31A2 isoform X4, with translation MALSVLVLLLLAVLYEGIKVGKAKLLNQVLVNLPTSISQQTIAETETDGDSACSDSSPVGRTHHRWYLCHFGQSLIHVIQVVIGYFIMLAVMSYNTWIFLGVVLGSAVGYYLAYPLLSTA